Proteins found in one Phocoena sinus isolate mPhoSin1 chromosome 5, mPhoSin1.pri, whole genome shotgun sequence genomic segment:
- the CSN2 gene encoding beta-casein, translated as MPLNTVYKEPQKQTIIHSAPSSLLFLYIRKKDLRAMKVLILACLLALALAREKEELIVSGETVKSLSSSEESVTHINEKIEKFKHEEQQQTEDERQDRIHHFSQPQPLVYSYTGPIPYPILPKNILPLAQPPVVVPFPQPEIVEVPKAKETILPKHKEMRFPKSPVEPFIESQSLTLTDLENLHLPLPLLQSLMHQPPHRLPPTLMFPPQPLKSLSQPKVLPIPQQVVPYLQRDMPIQTLLLYQEPVLGPIQGLYPVIV; from the exons ATGCCATTAAATACTGTATATAAAGAGCCACAAAAGCAGACCATTATCCACTCAGCTccttcttcacttcttttcctcTACATCAGAAAAAAG GACTTAAGAGCCATGAAGGTCCTCATCCTTGCCTGCTTGTTGGCTCTTGCTCTTGCAAGAGAG AAAGAAGAACTCATTGTATCTGGTGAG ACTGTGAAAAGCCTTTCAAGCAGTGAG gaATCTGTTACACACATCAATGAG AAAATTGAGAAGTTTAAACATGAGGAACAGCAGCAAACAGAG gaTGAACGCCAGGATAGAATCCACCACTTTTCCCAGCCACAGCCTCTAGTCTATTCCTACACTGGGCCAATCCCTTACCCTATCCTTCCAAAAAACATCCTGCCTCTTGCTCAGCCCCCTGTGGTGGTGCCTTTCCCTCAGCCTGAAATAGTGGAAGTCCCCAAAGCTAAGGAGACTATCCTTCCTAAGCATAAAGAAATGCGCTTCCCTAAATCTCCAGTAGAGCCCTTTATTGAAAGCCAGAGCCTGACTCTCACTGATCTTGAAAATCTGCAccttcctctgcctctgctcCAGTCCTTGATGCACCAGCCTCCCCATCGTCTTCCTCCTACCCTCATGTTTCCTCCTCAGCCACTGAAGTCCCTTTCTCAGCCCAAAGTCCTGCCTATTCCCCAGCAAGTGGTGCCCTACCTCCAGAGAGATATGCCCATCCAGACCCTTCTGCTGTACCAGGAGCCTGTACTTGGTCCTATCCAGGGGCTCTACCCTGTTATT gTCTAA